A window of the Chloroflexota bacterium genome harbors these coding sequences:
- a CDS encoding glycosyltransferase family 39 protein, producing the protein MTVAAEAAGLRSSPQAERRVWRWPTIDLALCGLLVLAAGLARLPNLDLYTISFPEGIRAAQLQLMAAGYRPCVEIFCNQGPLLFYAIYPSYALFGGTAAGGSLEAVRSGIVIFSLIGIAATYWVGHLLGGRVAAVLAGLLVALSPTYLKFSRLALAEVPAEAPAILAVGAALMFSRTGRDRWLIAAALLTAFSLLLKPVTLAVCAPVGLAVLLRAERRWRNVALLVAVTAAGIVLPTLVIGFSEILEQVVAFRLRSRSAEGRGIGWNWSRIVEELSADRPGLFAFAVAGGIILLARLRAAALPILIWLPASLLLLLVHTPLHGKHIVTLIPPAALLAAGGAGQAWALFRQARRTGLPSNQPWLPRAAIGLSALGLAAYLVFAPSVVARNADLLLDPDPLENEPPAYWYPEAASTLRAITDPTEMIVTDHPYITFRAGRLVPPPLVESSVTRVLAGSLTPEDTIAEATRYNAQAVLLWADKITTMREVKSWVDRSFVAVRAYAADGEAIPTLYVRPDRVARATAALASITPRPVQAEYEGGIRIQAFGFDHPQLAPGDVSAVNVQLVAVGKPAASYRAVFQLRGSDGDAWKSDELAIGGLGPGSAGWSDGRTMSLGALMRLPRTTKPGEYSLSMRLYDPRARRFMDSTVQGAEPGRDDPKGVTLTTVTVVASPAR; encoded by the coding sequence GGCGGCCGGCCTGGCCCGGCTGCCGAACCTCGACCTCTACACGATCTCGTTTCCGGAAGGTATCCGCGCCGCGCAGCTTCAACTGATGGCGGCCGGCTACCGGCCGTGCGTCGAGATCTTCTGTAACCAGGGGCCGCTGCTCTTCTACGCTATCTACCCGAGCTATGCCCTTTTCGGCGGAACGGCCGCCGGCGGCTCACTCGAAGCGGTCCGCAGCGGCATCGTCATCTTCTCACTGATCGGGATCGCGGCGACCTACTGGGTCGGTCACCTGCTGGGCGGCCGAGTGGCGGCCGTGCTGGCCGGGCTGCTGGTGGCGCTCTCGCCCACCTACCTGAAGTTCTCCCGGCTGGCGCTGGCCGAGGTGCCCGCCGAGGCGCCGGCCATCCTGGCGGTAGGCGCGGCGCTGATGTTCAGCCGCACGGGCCGCGACCGCTGGCTGATCGCTGCGGCGCTGCTGACGGCGTTCAGCCTGCTGCTGAAGCCGGTGACGCTGGCCGTCTGCGCGCCAGTCGGGCTGGCGGTGCTGCTGCGGGCCGAGCGACGCTGGCGGAACGTCGCGTTGCTGGTCGCCGTGACGGCCGCCGGCATCGTCCTGCCGACGCTGGTGATCGGGTTCTCGGAGATCCTCGAACAGGTGGTGGCCTTCCGGCTCCGCAGTCGTTCCGCCGAGGGCCGTGGGATCGGCTGGAACTGGTCGCGCATCGTGGAGGAGCTGTCGGCGGACCGGCCCGGACTGTTTGCGTTTGCCGTCGCCGGCGGCATCATTTTGCTGGCTCGGCTGCGCGCCGCTGCCCTGCCGATCCTGATCTGGCTGCCCGCCTCGCTGTTGCTGCTGCTGGTACACACCCCGCTGCACGGCAAGCACATCGTGACGCTGATCCCGCCGGCCGCCCTGCTGGCAGCCGGCGGCGCCGGACAGGCCTGGGCGCTGTTCCGTCAAGCGCGGCGGACTGGCCTTCCGTCAAACCAGCCGTGGCTGCCGCGCGCGGCTATCGGCCTGTCGGCGCTGGGGCTGGCTGCCTACCTCGTGTTCGCGCCGTCGGTCGTGGCGCGCAACGCCGATCTCCTGCTCGATCCGGACCCGCTGGAGAACGAGCCGCCGGCCTACTGGTACCCCGAGGCGGCGTCCACCCTGCGCGCCATCACCGACCCGACCGAGATGATCGTCACGGATCATCCGTACATCACGTTCCGGGCCGGACGGCTCGTGCCGCCGCCGCTGGTCGAGTCGTCGGTGACGCGCGTCCTGGCCGGCTCCCTGACCCCCGAGGACACTATCGCCGAGGCGACGCGCTACAACGCGCAGGCTGTTCTGCTGTGGGCTGACAAGATCACGACGATGCGCGAGGTCAAGAGCTGGGTCGACCGTTCGTTTGTGGCGGTGCGCGCCTACGCGGCCGACGGCGAGGCGATCCCGACGCTCTACGTGCGCCCGGACCGCGTCGCGCGGGCAACGGCTGCACTGGCGAGCATCACACCCCGCCCGGTGCAGGCCGAGTACGAGGGTGGCATCCGCATCCAGGCGTTTGGCTTCGACCACCCCCAGCTTGCGCCGGGCGACGTCAGCGCCGTCAACGTCCAACTGGTCGCCGTGGGCAAGCCGGCCGCCAGCTACCGCGCCGTCTTCCAGTTGCGCGGCTCGGACGGCGACGCCTGGAAGAGCGACGAATTGGCGATCGGTGGCCTCGGGCCGGGGTCGGCCGGCTGGAGCGACGGCCGGACGATGTCGCTCGGCGCGCTGATGCGGTTGCCGCGCACGACGAAGCCGGGCGAGTACAGCCTCTCGATGCGCCTCTACGATCCGCGCGCCCGCCGGTTCATGGACTCGACAGTTCAGGGGGCCGAGCCCGGCCGCGACGACCCCAAGGGTGTGACGCTCACGACCGTCACGGTCGTCGCCTCGCCAGCACGTTAG